A section of the Raphanus sativus cultivar WK10039 unplaced genomic scaffold, ASM80110v3 Scaffold1980, whole genome shotgun sequence genome encodes:
- the LOC130505060 gene encoding uncharacterized protein LOC130505060, which produces MVGETPGQSQMAKKSQHLTALQEVEQIAQLRKRRKAQGQRPQPGERRFGDAPEAVYVEPKPPDPSRINKNPNSKTPKLNVVNSHFDYNSFANKVELFKFSGKRGYLRWERNLDEWFHYNNILKEERLSYAIEHLKGDAFKWWVQEVDDRWFYKEPTIKTWGELKKAMRYEFAPDFTTSQIKEKYPRRYPTHGSQEAREDVPKGGHRSLIHQDQIRPSRRPTVFYDKYQLNEVPKTMEKKGFVSQDTLARLKEKSDKPIFQEKAKVSPILDKFVYESSPTGISHLSLSKDVKAGTEVQRNTISTSLLDSKNFQDLCPRSKEISNPKKEEAPSQDKSSNSKDLKEQICYKCHKKGHFA; this is translated from the coding sequence atggtagGAGAAACACCCGGACAAAGTCAGATGGCCAAGAAGAGccaacatttgacagctttgcaagaggttgaacagattgctcagttgaggaaaagaagaaaggcacaaggccaacgtccacagccaggagaaagaagatttggagatgcaccagaggctgtctatgtcgagcccaagccaccagatccttcaaggatcaataaaaatccaaattctaaaacccCCAAACttaatgttgttaattctcattttgattataactcttttgctaataaagttgaactctttaaattttcaggaaaaagaggttatcttagatgggagaggaaccttgatgaatggtttcactaCAACAACATCTTGAAGGAAGAAAGGCTATCTTATGCCATTGAACATCTAAAAGGAGATGCCTTTAaatggtgggttcaagaagtagatgatagatggttttacaaggagccaactatcaaaacgtggggagaacttaagaaagccatgaggtatgagtttgcaccagattTTACAACATCTCAAATCAAGGAGAAgtacccaaggaggtatccaactcatggttcccaagaagcaagagaagatgtGCCCAAAGGAGGTCATAGAAGCTTGATCCATCAAGACCAGATTCGGCCAAGCAGGAGACCCACGGTTTTCTATGATAAATACCAACTTAATGAGGTCCCAAAGACTATGGAGAAGAAGGGGTTTGTCAGCCAAGACACATTGGCCAGACTCAAAGAAAAATCAGACAAACCAATTTTTCAAGAAAAGGCCaaggtaagtcctatacttgataaatttgtttatgaatcatctcccactggtataagtcacttgtctttgtcaaaggatgttaaggCAGGTACTGAGGTCCAGAGAAACACAATCTCCACATCCTTGTTGGACTCAAAAAATTTCCAAGATTTATGTCCAAGGAGTAAAGAGATTTCAAAtccaaagaaagaagaggcaCCAAGCCAAGATAAGTCTTCTAACTCTAAGGATTTAAAAGAACAGATATGTTATAAATGTCATAAAAAAGGACACTTTGCT